The following nucleotide sequence is from Deltaproteobacteria bacterium.
AACCGGCGCTTGCCAAAGGAGCGTCCGCCGACACACCCCGGCGAGATGTTGCTGGAAGAGTTCGTGAAGCCCTTGGGAATATCTCAGAGTCGGTTAGCTATTCACCTCGGCGTGTCATATCCGCGACTGAACGAAATCGTACGCGGCCGCCGTTCCGTGACGCCGGATACCGCATTGCGCCTGGCTAAAGTACTGGGC
It contains:
- a CDS encoding HigA family addiction module antidote protein, whose product is MPTKSKSSIITDHDVNRRLPKERPPTHPGEMLLEEFVKPLGISQSRLAIHLGVSYPRLNEIVRGRRSVTPDTALRLAKVLGMPADFWLGLQQDWDLWHAMNGPGAEEISRLEPIPRSA